A single region of the Ictalurus punctatus breed USDA103 chromosome 17, Coco_2.0, whole genome shotgun sequence genome encodes:
- the LOC128635290 gene encoding interleukin-1 receptor accessory protein-like 1-A: MLVFCVCVFVSDLAESVLRCMQASRRLVVVLSGACVCDKSMQKLECGLCVYLHGTCGTPLITVRWRRALRAPCCRELAELRRCAICVHWHGAQSQHPTSRFWKRLRLALPVRPLALGPRLIDSTSSHSDLAAAALRRTHTHTRAHLHTSSERARGCAVCVSKQTNRGNSEIQSTHC, encoded by the coding sequence ATGttagtgttctgtgtgtgtgtgtttgtatcagACCTGGCCGAGTCAGTCCTGAGGTGTATGCAGGCGAGTCGGCGGCTCGTGGTGGTGCTCAgtggagcatgtgtgtgtgacaagAGCATGCAGAAGCTGGAGTGCGGgctgtgtgtgtacctgcatgGCACGTGTGGTACTCCGCTCATCACGGTGCGGTGGCGACGTGCGCTCAGGGCACCGTGCTGTCGCGAGCTCGCCGAACTGCGTCGGTGTGCCATCTGCGTGCACTGGCATGGCGCACAATCCCAACACCCCACCTCACGCTTCTGGAAACGACTGCGGCTTGCGCTACCGGTCCGGCCGCTTGCGCTCGGCCCGAGACTCATTGACAGCACATCGTCACACTCTGACCTGGCGGCGGCGGCACTGcggcgcacacacactcacacacgtgcTCACCTGCACACAAGCAGCGAAAGAGCGCGTGGCTGTGCGGTGTGTGTCAGTAAACAGACCAACAGAGGAAACAGTGAAATACAGAGCACACACtgctga
- the LOC108277591 gene encoding interleukin-1 receptor accessory protein — MERVNRMFISALLVLCLMWVVHATLLGALPTSQSGPQCVNWGVYERETVRVYEGEAGRIRCPLFSHPKLYNYAQIQSTGHTLLWYRHTHELEEPVDLSLPTFVKHRDALWIQPVSMQDKGEYICILRNMSSCVKIGVRLDVVQRKGDCDDTLHRNVTVPLQSNYTLRCPNVQHLPNKTYNLIWYHKCKSDIDFVGGFREMHGGELMINQMFVFYAGPYTCVITYQSNGHTFNYTHTITLRAVSNIGPKEPKILNPANDELYTVSVGKNAKFACRVFLPYLDDEEPQLWWSVNNKTLEELSEPRYTSSAAKVLLDDYGDRNVERVLTVSPFKEEDLHKEFRCYVQNSKGFDSRAATLKEEVYIPSVELGCGLGVTLVLALLLFVLYRVFWLEVHLLYRSWFGTDERDTDDKEYDVYISYARNTEEEEFVMATLRHVLEAEFGYTVCIFDRDSLPGGTVTEETLQFVSRSRRLLVILSACSAFRDAQALLEVRAGVSAMLRGGSVRLVLVQFKPTRATSDGSHKQNTHKCVKELRRARIALALVRWEGDKSASLTSHFWKKLRLQLPVRTPTHTTKCTQDTSHTDKDQKSESTMLILEPLHTPNTHSHNNTTTTEHTDKLHQT; from the exons ggccACAGTGTGTGAACTGGGGTGTGTATGAAAGGGAAACGGTGAGAGTGTATGAGGGTGAAGCGGGGAGAATACGCTGCCCACTCTTCTCACACCCAAAGTTGTATAACTACGCTCAGATCCAGAGCACGGGACACACACTGCTCTGGTACCGACACACACACGAGCTGGAGGAGCCGGTTGACCTGAGCCTCCCGACGTTCGTCAAACACAGAGACGCTCTGTGGATACAGCCGGTCAGCATGCAGGACAAAGGAGAGTACATCTGCATTCtcag GAACATGTCATCGTGTGTGAAGATCGGTGTGAGATTGGACGTGGTTCAGCGTAAGGGTGACTGTGACGACACACTGCATCGTAATGTCACCGTCCCACTGCAGAGCAACTACACACTACGCTGTCCCAATGTGCAGCACCTGCCAAACAAGACTTACAACCTCATCTGGTACcat aaatgtaagagtgacattgactttgttggGGGCTTCAGGGAAATGCACGGTGGTGAGCTGATGATCAATCAGATGTTCGTTTTTTACGCCGGCCCTTACACCTGCGTCATCACCTACCAGAGCAATGGACACACATTCAACTACACGCATACCATCACCCTCAGAGCCGTGT caaACATTGGGCCCAAAGAGCCAAAGATATTGAATCCAGCTAATGATGAGCTTTACACTGTCAGTGTGG GCAAGAACGCAAAGTTTGCCTGCCGCGTGTTCCTACCGTACCTTGATGATGAGGAGCCGCAGCTGTGGTGGAGTGTCAACAATAAGACGCTGGAGGAACTCTCTGAGCCTCGATACACCTCATCTGCAgccaa gGTGCTGCTAGATGATTATGGTGACCGTAATGTGGAAAGAGTGTTGACCGTGTCACCGTTTAAAGAAGAAGATCTGCACAAAGAATTTCGCTGCTATGTTCAGAACAGCAAAGGATTCGACAGTAGAGCCGCCACGCTGAAGGAGgagg tgtacattcCGTCTGTAGAGCTCGGCTGTGGTCTCGGTGTGACTCTGGTTCTCGCGTTGTTGCTCTTTGTGTTGTATCGCGTGTTCTGGCTCGAGGTCCACCTTCTCTATCGCTCCTGGTTCGGCACGGACGAGAGAGACAccg atgataAGGAGTACGATGTGTACATCTCGTACGCACGCAAcactgaggaggaggagtttgTCATGGCAACGCTGAGGCACGTGCTGGAGGCGGAGTTTGGCTACACAGTGTGTATATTCGACAGAGACAGTCTGCCAGGTGGAA ccgTAACCGAGGAGACTCTGCAATTCGTCAGCCGTAGTCGGCGTTTGCTGGTCATACTGAGTGCATGCAGTGCGTTTCGGGATGCCCAGGCTCTCCTGGAGGTTCGGGCGGGTGTGTCCGCCATGCTGCGGGGAGGCAGCGTGAGGCTGGTGCTGGTCCAGTTTAAACCGACCCGTGCGACAAGCGACGGGAGTCACAAACAGAACACGCACAAGTGCGTGAAAGAGCTGCGCCGAGCACGTATCGCTCTAGCGCTCGTCCGATGGGAGGGAGACAAGTCTGCCTCGCTCACCTCTCACTTCTGGAAGAAACTGCGTCTGCAGCTGCCCGTCCGCACACCGACACACACGACTAAATGTACACAAGATACATCGCATACCGACAAGGACCAGAAATCAGAGAGTACGATGCTAATTCTGGAACCGCTACATACGCcgaacacacactcgcacaacaatacaacaacaacGGAACACACAGACAAGTTACACCAAACATAA